A genomic segment from Arcobacter sp. CECT 8986 encodes:
- a CDS encoding energy-coupling factor ABC transporter ATP-binding protein, with product MNHLYELQNITYYHDDKKVLNIDKLILDEKQIIGVFGPNGSGKSTLFSLLSFISKPNGGNIYFQGKDSKKLEHKNKQDVVILPQNPYLLKKSVYENIIYGLKLRKDTNNLDDRVDEALSQVGLSNSFKNRKYNQLSGGEAQRVALAARLILKPKVLILDEPTSGVDTNSAQLIKEAIFLAKQKWDTTLIISSHDHNWLNHTCDKKIALFQGNLVESGCINLIFPPWQKDENANLVKEFIDNQKLIFENSSSKKKDSIVMINAKDISINCNDEKNCLNAVISSIYKDPLEDKMQVEFVIGGITFNIKLSKDEIKNNELFPGSEIKVKIDTSKVCWI from the coding sequence ATGAATCATCTTTATGAACTACAAAATATCACATATTATCATGATGATAAAAAAGTTTTGAATATAGATAAACTAATACTAGATGAAAAGCAAATTATTGGAGTGTTTGGTCCTAATGGAAGTGGAAAATCTACTCTTTTTTCTTTATTATCTTTTATTTCAAAACCAAATGGTGGAAATATATATTTTCAAGGAAAAGATAGTAAAAAGTTAGAACATAAAAATAAACAAGATGTAGTAATATTACCTCAAAATCCATATTTACTAAAAAAAAGTGTTTATGAAAATATTATATATGGACTAAAATTAAGAAAAGATACAAATAATTTAGATGATAGAGTTGATGAAGCTTTAAGTCAAGTTGGATTATCAAACTCTTTTAAAAATAGAAAATATAATCAACTATCAGGTGGAGAAGCACAAAGAGTTGCACTTGCTGCTAGACTTATTTTAAAGCCTAAAGTTCTTATTTTAGATGAGCCAACATCAGGAGTTGATACAAACTCTGCACAGCTAATAAAAGAAGCTATATTTTTAGCAAAACAAAAGTGGGATACAACACTTATTATCTCAAGCCATGACCATAATTGGCTAAACCATACTTGTGATAAAAAAATAGCATTATTTCAAGGTAATTTAGTAGAAAGTGGATGTATTAATCTTATCTTTCCTCCTTGGCAAAAAGATGAAAATGCAAACTTAGTAAAAGAGTTTATTGATAATCAAAAGTTAATTTTTGAAAATAGTAGTTCAAAGAAAAAAGATTCTATTGTTATGATAAATGCAAAAGATATATCAATAAATTGTAATGATGAAAAAAACTGTTTAAATGCAGTAATTTCTTCAATTTATAAAGACCCTTTAGAAGATAAAATGCAAGTTGAGTTTGTAATTGGTGGAATAACTTTTAATATCAAATTATCAAAAGATGAAATAAAAAATAACGAACTATTCCCAGGTAGTGAAATAAAAGTTAAAATTGATACATCAAAAGTTTGCTGGATATAA
- a CDS encoding sodium-dependent tyrosine transporter, giving the protein MFIKLNERVYLNMAKITRMKIDHVEDGIRVRFYEGQEQVAKSKRFEKVEDAENWLNEIIGQVQ; this is encoded by the coding sequence ATGTTTATTAAACTAAACGAGAGAGTGTATTTAAATATGGCAAAAATCACAAGAATGAAGATTGACCATGTGGAAGATGGGATTAGAGTTAGATTTTATGAAGGTCAAGAACAAGTGGCAAAATCTAAAAGATTTGAAAAAGTAGAAGATGCAGAAAATTGGCTAAATGAGATTATAGGGCAAGTACAGTAA
- a CDS encoding alpha/beta fold hydrolase encodes MKKRVYLITGFMCDERIWSKVEALLQDSYEFIHIPIPNENSFEKIVEKIDIDDENINLIGFSLGGYIASYYALNNFSKINKVLVISSTLCSLNSDEIKQRQNALKLTKEYGFSILNDKKIKTLIENKDDKNLIALIKDMYKNSGKELFLNLLTATTYRKDLSQNLINSNINFNFLYSKDDILLNKNWLMNMKENKKFLFECIKSSSHMIPLEKADYLKDYITRIIN; translated from the coding sequence TTGAAAAAAAGAGTTTATTTAATAACAGGTTTTATGTGTGATGAGAGGATTTGGAGTAAAGTTGAAGCTTTATTACAAGACTCTTATGAGTTTATACATATTCCTATACCAAATGAAAATAGTTTTGAAAAAATAGTAGAGAAAATTGATATTGATGATGAAAATATCAATTTAATAGGCTTCTCTTTAGGTGGATATATTGCTAGTTATTATGCACTAAATAATTTTTCAAAAATTAATAAGGTACTTGTTATTTCTTCAACTCTTTGCTCTTTAAATAGTGATGAAATTAAACAACGTCAAAATGCTTTAAAACTTACAAAAGAGTATGGTTTTTCTATTTTAAATGATAAGAAAATAAAAACTCTAATAGAAAATAAAGATGATAAAAATTTAATAGCTTTAATAAAAGATATGTATAAAAATAGTGGGAAAGAACTATTTTTAAATCTTTTAACTGCAACTACTTATAGAAAAGACTTATCCCAAAATTTAATAAATTCAAATATAAATTTTAATTTTTTATATAGTAAAGATGATATTTTGCTAAATAAAAATTGGCTTATGAATATGAAAGAAAATAAAAAGTTTTTATTTGAATGTATTAAAAGTTCTTCTCATATGATTCCTCTTGAAAAAGCTGATTACTTGAAAGATTATATAACTAGAATTATAAACTAA
- the yedF gene encoding sulfurtransferase-like selenium metabolism protein YedF, with product MQENTLNKTVFIKSDKIGEGELGSMLTKGFLNAMSQQENLPQQIILVNSAILLATAKEDDEVLSILKLLEQKGVEIYSCGTCLDYYEKRDDLKVGKAGNANDIINALLNTNTVSL from the coding sequence ATGCAAGAAAATACATTAAATAAAACAGTATTTATAAAATCAGATAAAATAGGTGAGGGTGAATTAGGCTCTATGCTTACAAAAGGTTTTTTAAATGCTATGAGTCAACAAGAAAATTTACCACAACAAATAATTTTAGTAAATAGTGCAATTTTATTAGCAACTGCTAAAGAAGATGATGAGGTTTTATCTATATTAAAACTCTTAGAACAAAAAGGTGTAGAGATTTATTCTTGTGGAACTTGCTTGGATTATTATGAAAAAAGAGATGATTTAAAAGTTGGAAAAGCAGGAAATGCAAACGATATAATTAACGCACTTTTAAATACAAATACAGTTAGTTTATAA
- a CDS encoding EF-hand domain-containing protein, giving the protein MKTLRIAAMSVAVCSFLVAQNLPNRGPIPFNSFDVNNDGVITSEEFYKVRNDKMTQMAKQNMPMRNAANAPMFESMDKNKDGKLTKEEFNEFRLQRMQNNMKNKAQGMGNGMGMQ; this is encoded by the coding sequence ATGAAAACATTAAGAATTGCTGCAATGAGTGTAGCGGTTTGTTCGTTTTTAGTTGCCCAAAATCTTCCAAATAGAGGGCCGATTCCTTTTAACTCTTTTGATGTAAATAATGATGGAGTTATAACATCAGAGGAGTTTTATAAAGTAAGAAATGACAAGATGACGCAAATGGCAAAACAAAATATGCCTATGCGAAATGCTGCAAATGCTCCTATGTTTGAATCTATGGATAAAAACAAAGATGGAAAACTTACAAAAGAAGAGTTCAACGAGTTTAGACTTCAACGAATGCAAAACAATATGAAGAATAAAGCTCAAGGAATGGGTAATGGTATGGGTATGCAGTAA
- a CDS encoding methyltransferase produces MFEYYLLLTLLIIVLFIVISSLKIGISPMPTSKSARKIIVSTLQDSQNSTIIDLGSGFGTLAIFLAVNFPHKKVIGYELSLFAFLISQILKFTLGLKNLHFYKKDFLHQDLKNCDLVCYLFPIGMQKLEDKLFDEEINTTIISNTFAFRNIKAKEIIKDNSILKTPIYIYKT; encoded by the coding sequence ATGTTCGAATACTATTTGCTTTTAACTCTACTTATTATTGTTTTATTTATTGTTATTAGTTCTTTAAAAATTGGTATTTCTCCAATGCCAACATCAAAATCAGCAAGAAAAATAATTGTATCAACTTTACAAGATTCTCAAAATAGTACAATTATTGATTTAGGCTCAGGGTTTGGAACTTTAGCCATATTTTTAGCGGTAAACTTTCCTCACAAAAAAGTAATAGGTTATGAATTATCTCTTTTTGCATTTTTGATTTCACAAATACTAAAATTTACTTTAGGTCTAAAAAATCTTCATTTTTATAAAAAAGACTTCTTACATCAAGATTTAAAAAATTGTGATTTAGTATGTTATTTATTTCCAATTGGAATGCAAAAACTTGAAGATAAATTATTTGATGAAGAGATAAATACTACTATTATAAGTAATACCTTTGCTTTTAGAAATATAAAAGCAAAAGAGATTATAAAAGATAACTCAATTTTAAAAACTCCCATTTATATTTATAAAACATAA
- a CDS encoding potassium channel family protein: MKTVAIIGLGKFGFYVAKSLSRLKHTVIAVDNDEAKVQEISEYVDNAFVIDSTNKQALEEVGIYNLNTVIVSIGENIESSILTVMALKDLNNKNIIAKAITSVHGEILSKIGAFKVIYPEKLAGRLLVKKLVQNITVDEIDLSNSVKMVKFLANKKVISRSIKEIEEYYNEIRIISYKSDGVWNINPNPDYIVKKDDLIVLLGKGEFMQELYKKICSES; encoded by the coding sequence ATGAAAACAGTTGCTATTATTGGACTTGGAAAGTTTGGATTTTATGTGGCAAAATCACTTTCAAGATTAAAACATACAGTAATTGCTGTTGATAATGATGAAGCAAAAGTTCAAGAGATAAGTGAATATGTAGATAATGCATTTGTAATAGATAGTACAAATAAACAAGCACTTGAAGAAGTTGGAATTTATAATTTAAATACAGTTATTGTAAGTATTGGTGAGAATATAGAATCAAGTATTCTTACAGTTATGGCACTAAAAGATTTAAATAATAAAAATATTATCGCAAAAGCAATTACTTCTGTTCATGGAGAGATTCTTTCAAAAATTGGAGCTTTTAAAGTAATATACCCAGAAAAACTTGCAGGTAGACTTCTTGTAAAAAAACTTGTACAAAATATTACAGTTGATGAGATTGATTTAAGTAATAGTGTAAAAATGGTAAAATTCCTAGCTAATAAAAAAGTAATATCTCGTTCAATAAAAGAGATAGAAGAGTACTACAATGAAATAAGAATAATTTCATATAAATCAGATGGAGTTTGGAATATAAACCCAAATCCAGATTATATTGTAAAAAAAGATGATTTGATTGTACTTTTAGGAAAAGGTGAATTTATGCAAGAGTTATACAAAAAAATTTGTAGTGAAAGCTAA
- a CDS encoding TrkH family potassium uptake protein produces MGYKYVRNIFFGYVIIIIFGGLFLSLPICHKGELPFIDAIFTSASATCVTGLIVTSTSDNFTLLGEITILLLIQCGGIGYMTLVIIFYIFIRNRLTINEKRAMKESLDLPDLHVSSFVRKILLIVLVIELIGAIFLSIGFYEKYPLTDSIWYGIFHSISAFNNAGFSLFPNSLMDFQNNTLVLTIISCLVISGGLGYFVLIEIYENRKISKRFSIHTRIMIYGTIFLIIFGMILFLSIEWNNKDTFGNMSFYQKLLNSFFLSINFRTSGFNSIDIGALKDSSLFFSSLFMMIGGGQGSTAGGMKITTVAVLIITVIYILKESNQQPNIFRRTIDQKLINKALAIIMCSSFFVLFTALILIETQKLPLLKTLFEVVSAFGTVGVSTGNGGILSFSQQFDTFGKAIIIILMLAGRLGVFAFGLALVGKAKTKHFKYPTGRIII; encoded by the coding sequence ATGGGTTATAAATACGTAAGAAACATCTTTTTTGGTTATGTCATCATAATTATATTTGGTGGACTATTTTTGAGTTTACCAATATGTCATAAAGGTGAGTTACCATTTATAGATGCAATTTTTACTTCTGCTAGTGCTACTTGTGTAACAGGCCTTATTGTTACAAGTACTTCTGATAATTTTACACTTTTAGGTGAAATTACTATTCTTTTACTTATTCAATGTGGTGGAATTGGATATATGACATTGGTAATTATTTTTTATATTTTTATTAGAAATAGACTTACGATAAATGAAAAAAGAGCGATGAAAGAGTCTTTGGATTTACCAGATTTACACGTTAGTTCATTTGTAAGAAAGATTTTATTAATTGTTTTAGTAATTGAGTTAATTGGTGCAATTTTTCTATCAATTGGTTTTTATGAAAAGTATCCATTAACAGACTCAATTTGGTATGGTATTTTTCACAGTATTAGTGCTTTTAATAATGCTGGATTTTCACTATTTCCAAATAGTTTAATGGATTTTCAAAACAATACACTTGTACTTACTATTATCTCATGCTTAGTTATATCTGGTGGTTTAGGATATTTTGTTTTAATAGAAATATATGAAAATAGAAAAATATCTAAAAGATTTTCAATTCATACAAGAATTATGATTTATGGAACTATATTTCTAATCATATTTGGAATGATTCTATTCTTATCAATTGAATGGAATAACAAAGATACTTTTGGAAATATGTCTTTTTATCAAAAACTATTAAACTCATTTTTTCTATCGATAAACTTTAGAACAAGTGGATTTAATAGTATTGATATTGGAGCATTAAAAGACTCTTCACTGTTTTTCTCCTCTTTATTTATGATGATTGGAGGAGGACAAGGAAGTACAGCAGGCGGAATGAAAATAACAACTGTTGCAGTTTTAATAATCACAGTAATATATATTTTAAAAGAGAGTAATCAACAACCAAATATATTTAGAAGAACAATTGACCAGAAGCTTATAAACAAGGCTTTAGCAATAATTATGTGTTCTTCATTTTTTGTACTTTTTACTGCACTAATTTTAATAGAAACACAAAAACTACCATTATTAAAAACACTTTTTGAAGTTGTTTCTGCATTTGGCACAGTTGGAGTTTCAACAGGAAATGGTGGAATTTTAAGTTTTTCTCAACAATTTGATACATTTGGAAAAGCAATAATTATTATACTAATGCTTGCAGGAAGATTAGGAGTGTTTGCCTTTGGTTTAGCACTTGTAGGAAAAGCAAAAACAAAACATTTTAAATACCCAACAGGAAGGATAATTATATGA
- a CDS encoding response regulator encodes MKELIHIIEDDSSVKKLLEETFKEYDFNFISSESKKNAMVMFLSHNPDLLIVDLGLPDGDGKEFIRSVREISKVPIVVLTARDDEKEIISTLDAGADDYITKPFSVKELLARIRANLRRNIQNENISDVYTCKDLELNISTRDISLKNEKLKLTPIEYDLLKYFILNANKTLTHKQTLNEVWGTGYQNEMQYLRTYVNILRKKIEEDSTRPKYIKTISGVGYRFCSDKED; translated from the coding sequence ATGAAAGAACTAATACACATAATTGAAGATGATTCTTCAGTAAAAAAACTATTAGAAGAGACATTTAAAGAGTATGATTTTAATTTCATTTCAAGTGAAAGTAAAAAAAATGCTATGGTTATGTTTCTAAGTCATAATCCAGATTTGTTAATTGTAGATTTAGGTCTTCCTGATGGAGATGGAAAAGAGTTCATTAGAAGTGTTAGAGAGATATCAAAGGTTCCAATTGTTGTATTAACAGCAAGAGATGATGAAAAAGAGATTATTTCAACTTTAGATGCAGGTGCTGATGATTATATTACCAAACCTTTTTCAGTAAAAGAGTTACTTGCAAGAATTAGAGCAAATTTAAGAAGAAATATCCAAAATGAAAATATTAGTGATGTTTATACTTGTAAAGATTTGGAACTAAATATCTCAACAAGAGATATCAGTTTAAAAAATGAAAAATTAAAACTAACTCCAATTGAGTATGATTTACTTAAATATTTTATTTTAAATGCAAACAAAACTTTAACTCACAAACAGACTTTAAATGAAGTTTGGGGAACAGGTTATCAAAATGAGATGCAATATTTAAGAACATATGTAAATATCTTAAGAAAAAAAATAGAAGAGGATAGCACAAGACCTAAATATATAAAAACTATTTCGGGTGTTGGTTATAGGTTTTGTAGCGACAAAGAAGATTAA
- a CDS encoding sensor histidine kinase, which yields MKNIISKYTKFNYFVQAIIILIIITVVSHVFREHLDIINIALIHMIPVIYVAIHGKFNATFFITLLCVVCINFLYIPPLYSFNVHNELYLITFAIFAIVGGIITFQAKKLDSQKKQNQLRESLLNIISHDLRTPLATIHGTTNLLLSNDDLSESKKTDLLEDINYASLRMKRLITNLLDSTRLSGQIKLKYEWCDFEDIVGVAIENFSQKQSEECLNIELDELGLYWGDNTLLTQLVTNLLDNSFKYSKANTKIDFQIENFDEYIKITVFNKSEFIDKKKLRNIFDKFYRLEDTNDISGSGIGLAICKNIVKLHGGEIKASHKNRGILIEVDLPVNKKAKL from the coding sequence ATGAAAAATATCATTAGTAAATATACAAAATTTAACTATTTTGTACAAGCGATTATCATCTTGATAATCATCACAGTTGTTAGTCATGTTTTTAGAGAACACCTTGATATAATAAACATAGCATTAATTCATATGATACCTGTAATATATGTGGCTATTCATGGAAAATTTAATGCTACTTTTTTTATTACACTTCTTTGTGTAGTTTGCATAAACTTCTTGTATATTCCACCTTTATATAGCTTTAATGTACATAATGAACTATATCTTATCACATTTGCTATTTTTGCTATTGTTGGAGGAATTATCACTTTTCAAGCAAAGAAACTTGATAGTCAAAAAAAACAAAATCAATTAAGAGAGAGTCTTTTAAATATAATATCTCATGATTTAAGAACTCCACTTGCAACAATCCATGGAACGACTAATCTTTTATTATCAAATGATGATTTATCCGAATCAAAAAAAACTGACTTACTAGAAGATATAAACTACGCTTCATTAAGAATGAAAAGATTAATTACAAATTTACTTGATAGTACAAGATTATCAGGTCAAATAAAATTAAAATATGAATGGTGCGATTTTGAAGATATTGTAGGAGTTGCAATTGAAAACTTTTCACAAAAACAAAGTGAAGAGTGCTTAAATATTGAACTTGATGAGTTAGGTTTATATTGGGGAGATAATACTTTATTAACTCAATTAGTTACTAACCTATTAGATAATTCATTTAAATACTCAAAAGCAAATACAAAAATAGATTTTCAAATTGAGAACTTTGATGAGTATATAAAAATTACAGTATTTAATAAAAGTGAATTTATAGATAAAAAGAAATTGAGAAATATATTTGATAAATTTTATAGATTAGAAGATACAAATGATATTTCAGGAAGTGGTATAGGATTGGCAATTTGTAAAAATATTGTAAAACTACATGGTGGAGAGATAAAAGCATCTCATAAAAATAGAGGTATTTTAATAGAAGTTGATTTACCCGTAAATAAAAAAGCGAAACTATAA
- a CDS encoding AraC family transcriptional regulator, with protein MKIQTLNNIRFENIIKTDNTFSKHFHNTYTVGLTHDGIFKSINRNSASLSYKNSTRVINPGEVHSGNSNSWKYTNFYPTIELMSEIYEQIYFEKKIPEFSSHIINDITLYSFLSKFFVSVYSNSNKMQIEITLIEALSYLIKNYMSKNKDYEPIFNNMKTIKNSIDFIMDNLDTNITLDELAMSVNLSKYHFLRVFKNSIGLTPHQFILSQRLEKAKDFIAKGISLNETAFYVGFSDQSHFIRNFKKIYGYVPSKLKNSSNYILYK; from the coding sequence ATGAAAATACAAACACTTAATAATATTCGGTTTGAAAATATAATAAAAACAGACAATACTTTTTCTAAACACTTCCATAATACTTATACTGTGGGGTTAACACATGATGGTATATTCAAATCAATAAATAGAAATAGTGCTTCTCTTTCATATAAAAACTCAACGAGAGTTATAAATCCAGGCGAAGTACATAGTGGAAATTCTAATTCATGGAAATATACTAACTTTTATCCAACAATAGAGTTAATGAGTGAAATATATGAGCAAATCTATTTTGAAAAAAAGATTCCTGAATTCTCTTCCCATATTATCAATGATATAACTTTATATTCTTTTTTGTCTAAATTTTTTGTTAGTGTTTACTCTAATTCTAATAAGATGCAAATTGAGATTACATTAATAGAAGCCTTATCTTATCTAATAAAAAACTATATGAGTAAAAACAAAGATTATGAGCCTATTTTTAACAATATGAAAACTATCAAGAATAGTATAGATTTTATTATGGACAATCTTGATACAAATATTACTTTAGATGAACTAGCAATGAGTGTTAATTTAAGTAAATATCATTTTTTAAGAGTTTTTAAAAATAGTATTGGATTAACTCCTCATCAATTTATTCTTTCACAAAGATTAGAGAAGGCAAAAGATTTTATAGCTAAAGGTATAAGTTTGAATGAAACTGCTTTTTATGTTGGATTTAGTGACCAATCTCACTTTATTAGAAACTTTAAAAAAATTTATGGATATGTTCCTAGTAAATTAAAGAATAGTAGCAATTATATTCTATACAAATAA
- a CDS encoding DMT family transporter: MIKTDKNIFYVLLFFAMFAWGASWVNVKVLSLYINEFETMFFRFFITALTMIPIIIILKKSFKIDFKTFCLVVITSIALIFYMKYFFLGTKYGTASLGGAFVTTLVPINTFLIMAFLGKRKIIKKDAIALIIGALGVLIMLNIFTFDSSAIFTIHNLYFILASLFWPIVTILSSKSTKISPIVFTFYLYVVISIINILFFIDIRTISFSEFDLKFWINIFSLSILASTFANTIYFLGISKLGAREVSSFIFFVPMSAIILSAVFLKENINFSIVGGTILTLMSISILNNIKIRKKKRL; the protein is encoded by the coding sequence ATGATAAAAACAGATAAAAATATATTTTATGTATTGTTGTTTTTTGCAATGTTTGCTTGGGGAGCTTCTTGGGTAAATGTAAAGGTATTAAGTTTATATATAAATGAGTTTGAAACTATGTTTTTTAGATTTTTTATTACAGCTTTAACTATGATTCCTATAATTATAATATTGAAAAAATCATTTAAAATAGACTTTAAGACTTTTTGTTTGGTTGTTATTACTTCTATTGCTTTAATATTTTATATGAAATATTTTTTCTTAGGAACAAAATATGGTACTGCAAGTTTAGGTGGTGCATTTGTTACTACTCTTGTTCCTATAAATACTTTTTTGATAATGGCATTTTTAGGAAAAAGAAAAATTATAAAAAAAGATGCAATTGCTCTAATTATTGGAGCTTTAGGTGTTTTAATAATGCTTAACATTTTTACTTTTGATTCATCAGCAATATTTACTATACATAATTTATATTTTATTTTGGCTTCTTTATTTTGGCCTATTGTTACGATATTAAGCTCAAAATCAACAAAAATATCTCCTATTGTTTTTACTTTTTATTTATATGTTGTAATTTCAATTATAAATATTTTATTTTTTATTGATATAAGAACTATTTCTTTTAGTGAGTTTGATCTCAAATTTTGGATAAATATTTTTAGTCTTTCAATCTTAGCTTCTACTTTTGCAAATACAATTTATTTTTTAGGTATTTCTAAATTAGGAGCAAGAGAAGTTAGTTCTTTTATATTTTTTGTTCCTATGTCTGCAATTATATTAAGTGCAGTTTTTTTAAAAGAGAATATAAATTTTTCAATTGTAGGGGGAACTATATTAACTCTAATGTCAATATCAATTTTAAATAATATAAAAATAAGAAAAAAGAAAAGATTATAG
- a CDS encoding DUF711 family protein, with amino-acid sequence MVHKNKKLCKVRTVTTFLSLNKDKSLWEEEIKKACNFCIDLSKKFNQIDYEVQSIRIVTNAFGEYLDTTNSENTKKEFELIYSYLDKYSSENLRMRFAIGEAKTKEEIEMLPKLISQFGDLSNACVNIKKDEFDILDNETILQCAKVVKKISEITPRGEGNFNFTVNFNCKPFIPYFPASFYDSSLENSYVVGLETPDLLVEVLKQYNSKNNNQKITHQKLFKDYYDVLSNALQYHVDNIKEVIDNYSNSDFKFVGIDSSAAPSKNCSSMVSVYNELGVEFFGAAGSVEASSLLTKVFKSVKNVPLVGFSGLMLAVIEDLGLAKGTINSDFDIRTLLTNSAVCGIGLDTVPIEGDTSIEKIASIMRDTGTMAFRLNKPLTVRLFPYPNLKQGDITAYESDDLCNSAVLRIK; translated from the coding sequence ATGGTTCATAAAAATAAGAAACTATGTAAAGTAAGAACAGTAACAACATTTTTATCTTTGAATAAAGATAAATCTTTATGGGAAGAAGAGATTAAAAAAGCTTGCAATTTTTGTATAGATTTAAGTAAAAAATTTAATCAAATAGATTATGAAGTACAATCAATCAGAATTGTTACAAATGCTTTTGGAGAATATTTAGATACAACGAATTCTGAAAATACAAAAAAAGAGTTTGAACTTATCTACTCTTACTTAGATAAATACTCAAGTGAAAATTTAAGAATGAGATTTGCAATAGGTGAGGCAAAAACAAAAGAAGAGATTGAAATGTTGCCTAAACTTATTAGCCAATTTGGTGATTTATCAAATGCTTGTGTAAATATTAAAAAAGATGAATTTGATATATTAGATAATGAAACTATATTACAATGTGCAAAAGTTGTAAAAAAAATAAGTGAGATAACACCAAGAGGTGAGGGTAATTTTAACTTCACTGTAAATTTTAATTGTAAACCTTTTATACCTTATTTCCCTGCATCATTTTATGATAGTAGTTTAGAAAACTCATATGTTGTAGGTCTTGAAACACCAGATTTACTTGTTGAGGTTTTAAAGCAATACAATTCAAAAAATAACAACCAAAAAATTACACATCAAAAATTATTTAAAGATTATTATGATGTATTATCAAATGCTTTGCAATATCATGTTGATAATATAAAAGAGGTGATTGATAACTATTCAAATAGTGACTTTAAATTTGTTGGTATTGATAGTTCAGCAGCACCTTCTAAAAACTGCTCATCTATGGTAAGTGTATATAATGAACTTGGAGTTGAGTTTTTTGGAGCAGCTGGAAGTGTTGAAGCCTCTTCTTTACTAACAAAAGTATTTAAAAGTGTAAAAAATGTACCACTTGTAGGATTTTCAGGACTTATGTTAGCTGTAATTGAAGATTTAGGTTTAGCAAAAGGTACTATAAATAGTGATTTTGATATTAGAACTTTACTTACAAATAGTGCAGTTTGTGGAATTGGACTTGATACTGTTCCAATAGAAGGTGATACTTCAATTGAAAAAATTGCTTCAATTATGAGAGATACTGGAACTATGGCTTTTAGATTAAATAAACCTCTAACAGTTAGACTTTTCCCTTATCCTAATTTAAAGCAGGGTGATATAACAGCTTATGAAAGTGATGATTTGTGTAATAGTGCAGTTTTAAGAATTAAGTAG
- a CDS encoding DsbA family protein has translation MKNKKIVLGSILTLLVAFIAVTYFYKNKQSQEYNALLAKKAQFLQRDYSTVEGNKDAKVQLVEFFDPACGTCAQFYPYVKELMKKNEGDIKLVLRYAPFHQNSDFAVRVLESAKKQDKFFEVLEFMFATQQYWIDHHVVNPKKLIAILPKSGVDMEKLAEHINDENTTKIIQQDIADAKELKVTQTPEYFVNGKPLEKFGLQELIDLVNKEL, from the coding sequence ATGAAAAATAAGAAGATAGTTTTAGGTTCTATTCTTACTTTATTAGTTGCATTTATTGCTGTTACTTACTTTTATAAAAATAAACAATCACAAGAGTACAATGCACTTTTAGCAAAAAAAGCACAGTTTTTGCAAAGAGATTATTCAACAGTTGAAGGAAACAAAGATGCAAAAGTTCAATTAGTTGAATTTTTTGACCCAGCTTGTGGTACTTGTGCACAATTTTATCCATATGTAAAAGAGCTTATGAAGAAAAATGAAGGTGATATAAAACTTGTATTAAGATATGCTCCATTTCACCAAAACTCAGATTTTGCAGTAAGAGTTTTAGAATCAGCAAAAAAACAAGATAAATTTTTTGAAGTATTAGAGTTTATGTTTGCAACTCAACAATATTGGATTGACCACCATGTAGTAAATCCAAAAAAATTAATTGCAATTTTACCAAAATCAGGAGTTGATATGGAAAAATTAGCTGAACATATAAATGATGAGAATACAACAAAAATTATACAACAAGATATAGCAGATGCAAAAGAATTAAAAGTTACTCAAACTCCTGAGTATTTTGTAAATGGAAAACCATTAGAGAAATTTGGTTTACAAGAGTTAATTGATTTAGTTAACAAAGAATTATAA